From Candidatus Doudnabacteria bacterium, a single genomic window includes:
- a CDS encoding tetratricopeptide repeat protein: MFVKNNRKFFIIAVALILFFLGELLFLSGKFRSVKPEAKPVAVNSPPADAEKTDQSLQISALEQKVKDDPNDANSSNNLASLYFQTGKFDQAKDLYSNVLKINPKDVGAMTGLANVLRYRGEYAESEKLYLEAIKIDPGNAWSYIDFGKLYRDWNKPAQAEAVLMQAAKLNPKDDRIYSYGLGFLYRDEGRLPEAEKMFNKALQLNPNDYNYMSMGDIYRDEGKFAESETMFKKALELNPLNEAYMGMGYLYLQEGKLDKAEESFQTYLKLIKPKSEVYEGLGYIYISQGKLADAENAFKNSIAVNPHLFGYLGLARVYNVEGKKDEAIQALKKSIELNPDDKAGPALLKQLEG; the protein is encoded by the coding sequence ATGTTTGTAAAAAATAACCGCAAATTTTTTATTATCGCCGTCGCGCTGATCTTATTTTTCCTGGGCGAATTGTTATTTTTGTCAGGCAAATTCCGGTCCGTCAAACCCGAGGCCAAGCCGGTTGCGGTAAACAGCCCGCCTGCAGATGCCGAAAAAACGGATCAAAGTTTGCAAATTTCCGCACTGGAGCAGAAAGTGAAAGACGATCCCAATGATGCGAATTCGTCGAACAACCTGGCCAGTCTATATTTTCAAACCGGAAAATTTGACCAGGCCAAAGATCTATATTCTAATGTTCTCAAAATCAATCCGAAAGACGTCGGAGCGATGACCGGTTTGGCGAATGTCCTGCGTTACCGCGGAGAATATGCCGAATCAGAAAAATTGTATCTGGAAGCGATAAAAATCGATCCGGGCAATGCCTGGTCATACATTGATTTCGGGAAACTCTATCGTGACTGGAATAAACCGGCCCAAGCCGAAGCGGTTTTAATGCAAGCCGCGAAACTCAACCCCAAAGATGATAGGATATATTCTTACGGCCTGGGGTTTTTGTACAGAGATGAAGGCCGGCTTCCCGAAGCGGAAAAAATGTTCAACAAAGCCCTTCAGCTGAACCCGAATGATTATAATTACATGTCCATGGGCGATATTTACCGCGATGAGGGCAAATTTGCGGAATCAGAAACCATGTTCAAAAAAGCCCTTGAGTTAAATCCCTTGAACGAAGCTTATATGGGTATGGGGTATCTATACCTTCAGGAAGGTAAATTGGATAAAGCTGAAGAATCTTTTCAAACGTACTTGAAGCTGATCAAGCCGAAAAGCGAGGTCTATGAAGGCTTGGGCTACATCTATATCTCACAGGGCAAGCTTGCCGACGCGGAGAATGCGTTCAAAAACTCCATTGCAGTCAACCCGCACTTGTTCGGATATTTGGGCTTAGCCAGGGTCTATAATGTTGAAGGCAAGAAAGACGAAGCCATACAGGCATTGAAAAAATCCATTGAATTGAATCCGGATGACAAAGCGGGGCCGGCCTTACTTAAACAATTGGAAGGATGA
- a CDS encoding SGNH/GDSL hydrolase family protein gives MNDTKRKFRNLAIILIILLELEAVVYLVTDYHRKKILSSTPSFSTIAGSSVTFPDQSSLKYFYEPKADSEANNGVPDWLKIKPTYHINHDTLRGTTDYTPDKPPGTFRIITLGDSFTYGLFVNNEQSYPKVLEDELNGMGCTTYKKFEVINLAVQGYDVKYSEERYKLRGQKYDPDLVIWFLKYDDIDYINEILLPKVNDYLNKLGGGLIEPQVFNVWDQAFKDSLKQLSVKEIVDYNMQAFNEFNSLYKNNLLIYAPKYLLPSTTTNPALLLENYSKSRDGTYLYESPLDLVKAGKVFPDQHPNPEGHKAIAQDLLNYLLANKLITCK, from the coding sequence ATGAACGATACAAAAAGAAAATTCAGAAACCTTGCTATAATCTTGATAATCCTTCTTGAACTTGAAGCTGTGGTTTATCTTGTCACGGATTATCACAGGAAGAAAATATTATCGTCAACTCCTTCTTTCAGCACGATCGCGGGCAGCAGCGTAACTTTTCCCGACCAATCGAGTCTGAAATATTTCTACGAACCGAAGGCCGATAGCGAGGCAAATAACGGCGTACCAGACTGGTTGAAAATTAAGCCGACCTATCACATAAACCACGATACGCTCCGCGGCACTACTGATTACACGCCCGACAAACCTCCGGGCACATTCCGGATTATCACCCTGGGTGATTCTTTCACGTACGGGTTATTCGTCAATAATGAACAGAGTTATCCTAAGGTCCTGGAAGATGAATTAAACGGCATGGGCTGTACGACTTACAAAAAATTTGAAGTGATCAACTTGGCTGTTCAGGGATATGATGTTAAATATTCGGAAGAGCGGTACAAACTTCGGGGACAAAAATACGATCCAGATCTGGTCATCTGGTTCTTAAAGTATGACGATATTGACTATATTAACGAAATTCTGCTCCCGAAAGTCAACGACTATCTGAATAAACTGGGCGGTGGTCTGATCGAACCGCAAGTTTTTAATGTCTGGGATCAGGCTTTCAAAGACAGCCTCAAACAATTATCAGTGAAGGAAATTGTCGACTACAACATGCAGGCTTTCAATGAATTTAACAGCTTATATAAAAACAATCTGCTGATCTATGCTCCGAAATACCTGCTCCCATCTACTACAACCAATCCCGCGTTGTTGTTGGAAAATTACAGCAAATCGCGTGATGGGACCTATCTCTACGAAAGCCCGCTGGATCTGGTGAAAGCAGGCAAGGTCTTTCCCGACCAGCACCCGAACCCGGAAGGACACAAGGCCATAGCCCAAGATCTGCTGAATTATTTGCTGGCCAATAAATTGATCACCTGCAAATAA